The genomic DNA AGCTTCCTTCATGTAGGACACATCTGTACTCTGCTTGGCAGCGGTTGGACATCCGGAGGTGCAATAAGACTGTCCGTCACAACCCTTTTCTGCCCGCATGAGGGGGCCATATGTGATGCCCAACCCTGCCACACCCCGCTCCAAGACCTGACGAATCCCCCCCTGGTACTTTTGCGGAGTCGGAGTCGCGTTGAGCATTTCCTCCACTTCCGGAAAGTAACTCTCCAACTTTAGCTCATGCAGGCCCTCGGTCTCCTGCCAAGTCTTCAGCACTGACTTGGCGGGCCTCATTACTGTACCGCTGTTGATCGTGGTGGTTCCGCCAACACACTTTCCCGTCGGCAGCCAAATGGGGCCATTGCCTAAAACAAATGTGTTTCCCGCTCGACTGTAGAGACGACTAGCCATGGTGAGTCGCTCACCATTCAAATCAGGACGTTTGAAGTAGGCCCCCTCCTCGATCACCAAAACTGCATGCCCCTTTCGGGCCAACTGGTAAGCACAGGCAGCCCCGCCAGCACCACTGCCGACAATGGCCACGTCCACATCGATTTCGTCCTCACTCAGATTGCCCGTCGGACATTGGTGAAGTTGCACCCATGGTTCATCTTCGATCTGAGTTGGTGGCACGGGAATATGTTGTCCCTTGAGCTGACGGTACGCGCGTGTCCCGAACAAAGAACCAAATACCAGGTTGATCGCTGGCATGAGGGCAAGATGAGGGAGCCGACTTCTCATCAAAAACCGACTGAACTTTTCTCTGCTTTGTTCTCCCAAGTTACTGAGCCTGGTGAAAAACCTGAGAGCAATAACGAACTCCGTAATCGACAAAGTCATGGACAAAAGCAAGCGAATCCAAATCGGCGACTGGCCCAACAAATCCTGAACCTGCCGACGTGCTTGAGGCCGGTCCGGGAGCTCATCGTAGTTGCTTAGCAAGGCCCGACCCAGTGCCATGAGACGACCACTGAGATGTTCAGTGGAATCAAAAGATCCATTCCCTCGCCGCAGACGAACTCCAAAGGGAAAATGGTAAAGAGGCGGTAGATATCGCAACTCCCCACGGCCAATTTTTCTTCCCTGCCAGGTGATTTCAAGGGGCAGAGTGACCAAAGAAGCCCTGATCCGCGACCAACTGAAAACGTACTTGTACCTTTTAGCCCCAGACATGGAGAAGCTTCCCAAGGGACCACCCTCGCCCTGATAGTCATAGGCAACGCCTTGATGGGAGATCGTCATGGTTCCTCGAATGGGCACCTCTTCGTCCGCAAGAGGCCTCTCGGCTGACAAAGGAAACCCCAGGAATCTAGCCGTACCATTGAATCTAAATGGGAAGGGATAGATGAAGGAGTTACAGAAGGCCGAAATGACAAACTCAAATGGGTAGCGCACCCCCACTTCAGGTTGTCTCGGCCCATCAGCCGGGCTGGGGATCTCGTCGAGGAGGATCCACCCCGCCATTCTTTCCTGGATCGCAACTCCCGCCACGACTACCACTCCTCAAGTCTAAACCCCGGCCGACTACCGGCGATTATAAGGACTTTGAGCGGATCAACCAAGCACAAGGTAGGGTTTAGTTACAAAAGTGATCCGATCTCTTGTGCAGAGGGTAAACTGCCGCTAGTTTACGGATCTGATACCAATCGGGACCAACAGGGAATTAGGAATTCAATAATGATCGACACAGCCAGCGCCAGTGACACCCATTGTCCGCAGCCGGAGGAGACCTATTGCATTTTTGGCGATCTCCATCTTATCCCTGGCAAGCCCGAAGATCCGCGTTTAGCCCGATTTTTTGCGGAATTGGAACTTCGCCAACGACGAAACGAGCGCCTCCACCTGGTCTTTAACGGGGACACATTTGACTTTGCCATGGCCACCCAAAATGGCTTCTGCTCTAACGGTAGCCATGCCGTAGCGGCACTTGATCAAATTGAGGCTCAGTTTCCGCAGTTTTTCACAGCCCTTGGGCAGGTTCTCGAAAGTAAAGGCAAGGTGGTCTTTATTTCGGGTAACCATGACCTGGAACTTGGAATCCCTGATGTGCAAAGACGGATTCGATGTCTGATCGAATCCCAAACTTCTCGCCCAGTCGAAAATCACCAGGTAGTTTTCTCCAGTTGGTTTTACCACCCAGACCCTTCTCTCTATATTGAACATGGTCATCAGTATGATGCGGAAAACTCGGTTAGACACCCTTTGGCTTTGACGGCAAAAAATGGAGGCAAACAAGCCTACCCTGTGGGGACGGTTTTGACCTGGTATTTCGCTGCCCACTTTCAGGATCTTGAACTCATCCTTAATACCAACCGTCACTTTTGGTCCCAAGCCAAACAAATCCTTATTCGCTACAAACTCAAAGCCCCCTACGCCTATTGGCTGTTTGCAAAAGGAGCGCTTAGCTGCCTGGGTCAGATGGTCAAGGCCTCAATTTTTCCTCTTAAGGAGATGGACAGTCTGGAGGCAGCCTTTGCTCGCTGGTCCGGAGTTGATCCCAATTGGATAGGGCGAATCCGCGACCTCATGAAGAAGCCCACTCATCTGAGTCCAGCGAATGCTGCAAAGCGGGTTTATGATCTGCTTTTGACGACAAAGGACCTTCGGGGAGATTTGCTTATCAATGACTTAAAAAGGGCCGCCGATCGGGTTCGGGAAATTACCGGAGCCCAACTAGTCGTGTTCAGCCATTTGCATACAACTTGTGAAGGTGAAGGCTACGCCAATACAGGCTCATTCAGTTATCCAAGGGCAAACAACCAAGCAAGTTTTCTCGAGGTGGTTATTCGTGAAAACTTGCCCTATGTAAATCGACGCTTTATATCAGAGTTTTAGCTGCCTGGCTCTTTAATCTCGTCCGGAAGCTTGATCACGGCAAAATTGATTTCAGCAATTCCAGCCTCGGTCACAGTATACATGATCTT from Pseudobdellovibrionaceae bacterium includes the following:
- a CDS encoding GMC family oxidoreductase, coding for MAGVAIQERMAGWILLDEIPSPADGPRQPEVGVRYPFEFVISAFCNSFIYPFPFRFNGTARFLGFPLSAERPLADEEVPIRGTMTISHQGVAYDYQGEGGPLGSFSMSGAKRYKYVFSWSRIRASLVTLPLEITWQGRKIGRGELRYLPPLYHFPFGVRLRRGNGSFDSTEHLSGRLMALGRALLSNYDELPDRPQARRQVQDLLGQSPIWIRLLLSMTLSITEFVIALRFFTRLSNLGEQSREKFSRFLMRSRLPHLALMPAINLVFGSLFGTRAYRQLKGQHIPVPPTQIEDEPWVQLHQCPTGNLSEDEIDVDVAIVGSGAGGAACAYQLARKGHAVLVIEEGAYFKRPDLNGERLTMASRLYSRAGNTFVLGNGPIWLPTGKCVGGTTTINSGTVMRPAKSVLKTWQETEGLHELKLESYFPEVEEMLNATPTPQKYQGGIRQVLERGVAGLGITYGPLMRAEKGCDGQSYCTSGCPTAAKQSTDVSYMKEALKENAFLFSRYRVHRLLVERGEVKGLVAHLPNYGPEFTLRVRARKVVLACGAFGTPHLLWKSGLHKGLPQLGRNLTIHPALTVGAMFDYRVRESQFVPQSMAVHGHGDGRFVLEGYTLPVDVIPLAFGCFGNELNEIMNRVDYFTNFSAMLTDQVNGHLRFNGSGATPIYWINDKTKGLIRESLGALGEIFFRAGALAVYPSVSGFNKVTSREELRSLIGRNLPAYRYALSAHHPLGTCRMGSGPKNSVIDSSGEVWGTKNLHVADGSAIPGPLGVNPQVTIMANALRVADIIHERLS
- a CDS encoding metallophosphoesterase translates to MIDTASASDTHCPQPEETYCIFGDLHLIPGKPEDPRLARFFAELELRQRRNERLHLVFNGDTFDFAMATQNGFCSNGSHAVAALDQIEAQFPQFFTALGQVLESKGKVVFISGNHDLELGIPDVQRRIRCLIESQTSRPVENHQVVFSSWFYHPDPSLYIEHGHQYDAENSVRHPLALTAKNGGKQAYPVGTVLTWYFAAHFQDLELILNTNRHFWSQAKQILIRYKLKAPYAYWLFAKGALSCLGQMVKASIFPLKEMDSLEAAFARWSGVDPNWIGRIRDLMKKPTHLSPANAAKRVYDLLLTTKDLRGDLLINDLKRAADRVREITGAQLVVFSHLHTTCEGEGYANTGSFSYPRANNQASFLEVVIRENLPYVNRRFISEF